From one Flavobacteriales bacterium genomic stretch:
- a CDS encoding enoyl-CoA hydratase/isomerase family protein, protein MSDGYVNSTTEGSIATVTFHHPKSNSLPGRILRGIADAITSAGKDPSTRVIILRSDGDKAFCAGASFDELVAIEDDARGLDFFSGFAHVINAIRTAPVFVIGRIHSHCVGGGVGLACAVDIAYAHSSASARLSELAVGIGPFVVGPAVERKVGTGHFGLLSATPATRRSAQWCEQHGIYAEVFETMEALDARIDAHARELSAYSPEAMADIKQVMWNGTEDWDVLLIERAKISGRLVLSEFTRNAIAKFKAEAAKR, encoded by the coding sequence ATGAGCGACGGCTATGTCAATTCCACCACCGAGGGCAGCATCGCCACGGTCACCTTCCACCACCCTAAGAGCAACAGCCTGCCCGGCCGCATCCTGCGCGGAATCGCGGACGCGATCACGAGCGCAGGGAAGGACCCCTCCACGCGCGTCATTATCCTGCGGAGCGATGGCGACAAGGCCTTCTGCGCCGGCGCCAGCTTCGATGAGCTGGTGGCCATTGAAGATGATGCACGCGGACTGGACTTCTTCAGCGGCTTCGCGCACGTGATCAATGCCATACGCACCGCGCCTGTATTCGTCATCGGCCGCATCCACAGCCATTGCGTGGGCGGCGGCGTGGGCCTCGCCTGCGCGGTGGACATCGCCTATGCGCACAGCAGTGCCAGTGCGCGCCTCAGCGAGCTCGCCGTGGGCATCGGTCCATTCGTTGTCGGGCCTGCGGTGGAGCGGAAAGTGGGCACCGGCCATTTCGGCCTGCTCAGCGCCACGCCCGCCACGCGACGCAGTGCACAATGGTGCGAGCAGCATGGCATCTACGCGGAGGTCTTCGAGACGATGGAGGCGCTGGATGCGCGGATTGACGCACACGCCAGAGAGCTTTCGGCCTACAGCCCAGAAGCCATGGCCGACATCAAACAGGTGATGTGGAATGGCACCGAGGATTGGGATGTGCTCCTGATCGAGCGCGCCAAGATCAGCGGGCGGCTGGTGCTCTCGGAGTTCACGCGCAATGCCATCGCCAAGTTCAAGGCGGAAGCGGCAAAGCGTTGA
- a CDS encoding 1-acyl-sn-glycerol-3-phosphate acyltransferase, translated as MGGAAAALYKRTHGRRWGWALVAAIIAGLAVWSASRARFGTDLFDALPDDPSLKHFRALLNQSGSRGPITVGFFGEGPDRDSLIASADRFVAAAHADRSGVIDSVFCRPDAAWADALLRTITDRIPIHADPTRLRWLASADEAALDSALGALRAALAAPGGEFDAELLLADPFGFTSGLRDRITAGPTTASALLIDGVLFSPDSSMAVALLWPTAEGAAGPDHLVAAINRCMSSAASSVVRAEAFGTGPMEVANRTAIGADSMRTSAVALALVLLLLIWYYRDLRFMPLFLLPPAFGFVLGVGALAFFRGSISGLAIGASSALLGIALDYSFHFLTHLRHRRDAAETLREVTAPMLLGCITTVLAFGALSFASSRVLADLGMIAGFMLAGALFMVLVVLPHFVPPGYARSMQGSRSQSGMNAHRPGVGRWIALLGIVIVTAGLLPFAGKVQQDADPERLSLIPEDMREVRDRMEGRGDRAVPVFIAGKGRTQEEARQRLEEAIAVERSAGRWAEALPCDLAPSKRTAQFRLKAWSDAFHAEPADRLARRIREAAFRNGFTPEAFDGFVQQIESVERPLPMTTGPVLPGEFIGSADGETLVAVRLLVPPDDADALSQRMAALEGVEAMHRGQLSAHVAKVIEDDLNGILWRTIGIVFVALLVTYGRIELALLTFMPMALGWSWILGLCGLLDIRFDLVNIMVCTFIFGLGDDYCIFTTEGLLARHRTGTDHTRSFRSAIVLSAVTTIIGTGALFLAAHPALRSIAALSVTGMAALLAVALTAQPALFGLFIGDRAARGRQPFTLLSLLISLFAFSYFLLGCILLSISWLLFMAVPAPKRAKQHWTRSVVRLFTGSLVYVMANVRKDIRSFAPLLKDRPAIVIANHASFIDILAMLMITPRAVMMTNRWVWNSPFFGRVVRYAGYLRSEDGTEPNVERAREHIADGISVIIFPEGTRSRDGSIGRFHKGAFHIAEAIGAPIVPVLLHGFGDAMSKGDALLKNATITMRPLPPIEPGDPRFGTGARDRTKAISAWYKAQYGALRRERETPRYFHERLVRTFTYKGPVLEWHTRIKGRMDAELHELLHSRIAPDARITDIGSGHGIVALLLHWCSRGRTVTALERDPEKVAIAREAARPWAGITVAEGDARTSPLPLSDAFVLKDVLHYLFPDEQRMVLDRCASALAPGGAIYVRDGFRASGEGHERTVMTERFAVAAGFSKTENDMHFISRTEFEGMASAAGLKVEWAHHANRTSNALAILSKA; from the coding sequence ATGGGAGGAGCAGCGGCAGCATTGTACAAGCGCACCCATGGCCGCCGTTGGGGGTGGGCACTGGTAGCCGCCATCATCGCCGGGCTCGCAGTATGGTCAGCTTCACGAGCCCGTTTCGGCACCGACCTGTTCGATGCGCTCCCGGACGATCCCTCCTTGAAGCATTTCCGTGCGCTGCTCAATCAGAGCGGAAGCCGAGGACCAATTACGGTCGGTTTCTTCGGTGAAGGTCCGGATCGGGACAGCCTTATCGCATCAGCGGATCGTTTCGTGGCAGCGGCGCATGCCGATCGATCGGGCGTGATCGACAGCGTGTTCTGCCGGCCGGATGCAGCATGGGCCGATGCCCTGCTGCGTACGATCACCGATCGAATCCCGATCCACGCCGATCCGACCCGACTCCGCTGGCTGGCATCGGCCGACGAAGCGGCGCTCGATAGCGCCCTCGGCGCGTTGCGGGCTGCCCTTGCGGCACCCGGTGGCGAATTCGATGCGGAGTTGCTCCTCGCCGACCCCTTCGGATTCACGAGCGGCTTGCGCGACCGGATCACTGCAGGCCCCACAACGGCTAGCGCACTGCTCATCGATGGCGTGCTCTTCAGCCCGGACAGCAGCATGGCGGTGGCCTTGCTCTGGCCCACTGCCGAAGGAGCTGCGGGACCCGATCACCTGGTAGCCGCGATCAACCGGTGCATGAGCTCCGCAGCTTCCTCCGTGGTTCGTGCGGAAGCGTTCGGAACTGGGCCCATGGAGGTGGCCAATCGCACCGCCATCGGCGCCGATTCCATGCGAACGTCGGCCGTGGCCCTTGCGCTGGTGCTGTTGCTGCTGATCTGGTATTACCGCGACCTGCGCTTCATGCCGCTCTTCCTGTTGCCGCCGGCATTCGGCTTCGTCCTTGGCGTTGGCGCACTGGCGTTCTTCCGGGGCAGCATCTCCGGCCTGGCGATCGGTGCCAGCTCCGCCCTGCTCGGCATCGCGCTCGATTATTCCTTCCACTTCCTCACGCACCTGCGCCACCGGCGAGATGCGGCCGAAACGCTGCGCGAGGTCACGGCGCCCATGCTGTTGGGCTGCATAACCACGGTGCTCGCCTTCGGTGCTTTGTCATTCGCCAGCAGCCGCGTGCTCGCCGATCTGGGCATGATCGCGGGCTTCATGCTGGCCGGGGCGCTCTTCATGGTGCTGGTGGTGCTGCCGCATTTCGTTCCGCCCGGGTACGCACGCTCCATGCAAGGAAGCCGATCGCAAAGCGGAATGAATGCGCATCGTCCGGGTGTAGGCCGATGGATCGCGCTACTGGGTATCGTGATCGTCACCGCTGGCCTGCTTCCCTTCGCTGGAAAGGTGCAGCAGGATGCCGATCCGGAGCGATTGAGCCTGATCCCGGAGGACATGCGCGAGGTGCGGGACCGGATGGAAGGCCGTGGCGATCGCGCGGTGCCGGTGTTCATCGCCGGCAAGGGCCGAACGCAGGAAGAAGCGCGGCAACGCTTGGAGGAGGCCATTGCCGTTGAGCGCAGCGCGGGGAGATGGGCAGAAGCGCTGCCATGCGACCTGGCTCCTTCGAAGCGCACAGCGCAATTCAGGTTGAAGGCCTGGAGCGACGCCTTCCATGCTGAGCCTGCGGATCGATTGGCCAGGCGCATTCGCGAAGCGGCATTCAGGAACGGATTCACGCCTGAAGCCTTCGACGGCTTCGTGCAGCAGATTGAAAGTGTCGAACGGCCATTGCCGATGACCACGGGCCCGGTACTGCCCGGCGAATTCATCGGATCGGCGGATGGTGAAACCCTCGTGGCCGTCCGGCTGCTGGTGCCACCGGATGATGCGGATGCGCTCAGCCAGCGCATGGCCGCGCTCGAAGGCGTGGAAGCGATGCACCGTGGCCAGCTCAGCGCGCACGTGGCGAAGGTGATCGAGGACGACCTCAACGGGATCCTCTGGCGCACTATCGGGATCGTCTTCGTTGCACTGCTGGTCACCTACGGCCGCATCGAGCTGGCGCTGCTCACCTTCATGCCCATGGCCCTGGGCTGGTCCTGGATCCTCGGGCTCTGCGGGCTGCTCGACATCCGCTTCGACTTGGTGAACATCATGGTGTGCACCTTCATCTTCGGCCTCGGTGACGACTACTGCATCTTCACCACCGAGGGCCTGCTCGCCAGGCACCGCACCGGCACCGACCATACGCGCTCCTTCCGCAGCGCCATCGTGCTCTCGGCAGTCACCACCATCATCGGCACCGGTGCGCTCTTCCTGGCCGCGCATCCCGCCCTGCGCTCCATCGCTGCGCTCTCCGTCACCGGCATGGCGGCACTTCTGGCGGTAGCGCTCACCGCGCAGCCGGCGCTCTTCGGCCTCTTCATCGGCGACCGCGCGGCCAGGGGCCGGCAACCCTTCACGCTGCTTTCCCTGCTGATCTCGCTCTTCGCCTTCAGCTATTTCCTGCTGGGCTGCATCCTGCTGAGCATCTCCTGGCTGCTGTTCATGGCGGTGCCTGCGCCCAAGCGCGCCAAGCAGCACTGGACGCGCAGCGTCGTACGGCTCTTCACCGGATCGCTCGTTTACGTGATGGCGAACGTCCGCAAGGACATCCGTTCCTTCGCGCCGCTGCTGAAGGACCGGCCGGCGATCGTGATCGCGAACCATGCCTCCTTCATCGACATCCTGGCCATGCTCATGATCACCCCGCGGGCGGTGATGATGACCAACCGCTGGGTGTGGAACAGCCCCTTCTTCGGCCGTGTGGTGCGCTATGCGGGCTATCTCCGCAGCGAGGACGGAACGGAGCCGAACGTGGAGCGCGCGCGGGAGCATATCGCGGATGGCATCTCAGTGATCATCTTCCCAGAGGGCACGCGATCGCGCGATGGCAGCATCGGCCGCTTCCACAAGGGTGCCTTCCATATCGCTGAGGCGATCGGCGCGCCCATCGTGCCGGTGCTGCTTCACGGATTCGGCGATGCCATGAGCAAAGGCGATGCGCTGCTGAAGAACGCCACCATCACCATGCGGCCGCTCCCGCCAATCGAGCCGGGCGATCCTCGATTCGGCACCGGTGCCCGTGACCGCACGAAGGCGATCTCCGCCTGGTACAAGGCCCAATACGGGGCGCTGCGGCGCGAACGGGAGACTCCGCGCTATTTCCACGAGCGATTGGTGCGCACATTCACCTACAAAGGGCCGGTGCTCGAATGGCATACGCGCATCAAGGGGCGCATGGATGCGGAGCTTCACGAACTGCTCCATTCCAGGATCGCGCCGGATGCACGTATCACGGACATCGGCAGCGGGCACGGCATAGTGGCCCTGCTCCTGCACTGGTGCTCACGCGGCCGCACGGTCACCGCCCTCGAGCGCGATCCGGAGAAGGTGGCCATTGCCCGCGAGGCCGCGCGGCCTTGGGCCGGCATCACAGTGGCCGAGGGCGATGCGCGGACCTCTCCGTTGCCGCTCTCCGATGCCTTCGTGCTGAAGGACGTGCTGCATTACCTGTTTCCCGATGAGCAGCGCATGGTGCTCGACCGATGCGCATCGGCCTTGGCTCCGGGCGGGGCGATCTATGTTCGCGACGGCTTCCGGGCAAGCGGGGAAGGGCATGAGCGCACGGTCATGACCGAACGATTCGCGGTAGCGGCCGGCTTCAGCAAAACAGAGAACGACATGCATTTCATCTCGCGTACGGAATTCGAAGGAATGGCCTCAGCAGCAGGGCTGAAGGTGGAATGGGCCCACCACGCGAACAGGACCTCCAACGCCTTGGCCATCCTCTCCAAGGCATGA
- a CDS encoding NAD(P)/FAD-dependent oxidoreductase, translating into MSSERYDVVIVGAGLGGLECAVTLAREGMKVLVLEQNHQLGGTLQVFSRDKTVFDTGVHYIGGLMPGQNLHRYFSYYGIIDKLKLRRMDMDAFDRIELPNDPVSYPYAQGWDNFVARLAEHFPGERSAIERYAQLVQETCDLFPLYRVRDTDTKDWMDERLSLNAEQVIASLTANETLRTVLAGNNALYAGDHASPFYVHALVQNTYVESSWRCVDGGSQIAKHLASNARSAGAEIRSRTRVTGFDMGPDGVRAVLTASGESFACTYCIANIHPAVLMDMIEPGHLRPAYRTRIKSLENTVASHALHLVMKPGAFPYLNYNVYRMLYGGVWDAVDYTEGRWPSGYMLSTPATKRSPDQAEAITVMTYMRYREVEQWAGSRSTVAEPGERDPAYLEFKHAREQQLIDIIEERFPGLRAGIKSVHSTTPLTFRDYIGTPDGTIYGIRKDSASPLRTFIAPRTKVPNLLLTGQNLNLHGLLGVTVSAVATCSEIVGKSYLLGRIHAES; encoded by the coding sequence ATGAGCAGCGAGCGCTACGACGTGGTCATCGTCGGCGCAGGGCTTGGCGGCCTGGAATGCGCCGTGACACTGGCCCGCGAGGGGATGAAGGTGCTGGTGCTGGAGCAGAACCACCAGCTCGGCGGCACGCTCCAGGTATTCAGCCGCGACAAGACCGTGTTCGATACGGGCGTGCACTACATCGGCGGATTGATGCCCGGCCAGAACCTGCACCGCTACTTCAGCTATTACGGGATCATTGACAAGCTGAAGCTGCGGCGCATGGACATGGATGCCTTCGACCGGATCGAGTTGCCGAACGACCCGGTGAGCTACCCGTACGCGCAAGGCTGGGACAACTTCGTGGCCCGCTTGGCCGAGCACTTCCCCGGTGAGCGCAGTGCCATTGAACGGTACGCGCAGCTGGTGCAGGAGACCTGTGACCTGTTCCCGCTCTATCGCGTGCGCGATACCGATACCAAGGACTGGATGGACGAGCGCCTCTCGCTGAACGCGGAGCAGGTGATCGCATCGCTTACGGCCAATGAGACCCTGCGCACGGTGCTCGCCGGCAACAATGCCCTTTACGCAGGCGATCATGCATCGCCCTTCTATGTGCACGCGCTGGTGCAGAACACCTACGTAGAGAGCTCGTGGCGCTGCGTCGATGGAGGATCGCAGATCGCCAAGCACCTGGCGAGCAACGCCCGGTCGGCCGGCGCCGAGATCCGCTCGCGCACCCGCGTCACCGGATTCGACATGGGTCCGGATGGCGTACGCGCCGTGCTGACCGCTTCCGGCGAGTCGTTCGCCTGCACCTATTGCATCGCCAACATCCATCCGGCCGTGCTGATGGACATGATCGAGCCTGGACATCTGCGGCCCGCTTACCGCACACGGATCAAATCGCTGGAGAACACGGTGGCATCGCACGCGCTGCACCTGGTGATGAAGCCCGGAGCCTTCCCTTACCTCAATTACAATGTGTACCGCATGCTATACGGCGGCGTGTGGGACGCCGTGGATTACACCGAGGGCCGATGGCCATCGGGCTACATGCTCTCCACGCCGGCCACCAAGCGATCACCCGATCAAGCGGAGGCCATCACCGTGATGACGTACATGCGCTACCGCGAGGTGGAACAATGGGCCGGCAGCCGGAGCACCGTGGCCGAACCGGGCGAACGTGATCCTGCTTACCTCGAGTTCAAGCACGCGCGTGAGCAGCAGTTGATCGACATCATCGAGGAGCGGTTCCCGGGCCTGCGGGCAGGGATCAAATCGGTGCACAGCACCACGCCGCTCACTTTCCGGGATTACATCGGCACGCCCGATGGCACGATCTACGGCATCCGCAAGGACAGCGCCTCGCCGTTGCGCACCTTCATCGCACCGCGCACCAAAGTGCCCAACCTGCTGCTCACCGGCCAGAACCTGAACCTGCACGGACTGTTGGGCGTGACCGTGAGTGCCGTTGCCACCTGCTCGGAGATCGTGGGCAAATCCTACTTGCTGGGCCGGATCCACGCGGAAAGCTGA
- the typA gene encoding translational GTPase TypA: MKELRNIAIIAHVDHGKTTLVDKILHQCQLFRVNEEVKDLLLDNNDLERERGITILAKNVSVRYKGTKINIIDTPGHSDFGGEVERVLNMADGVILLVDAFEGPMPQTRFVLGKAIELGLKPVVVINKVDKPNCTPEEVHEAVFDLMFALDASEDQLNFPTVYGSSKQGWMGPDWKTPTEDVSHLLDVILEHVPAPKVVEGTLQMRITSLDYSSFQGRIAVGRITRGSIKPGQPITLMKNDGTVKKGQVKELMVFEGLGKEKVKQEVGCGEIVAVMGLENFDIGDTVADAENPEGLPKFKVDEPTMSMLFTINNSPFFGKEGQFVTSRHVRDRLFKEIEKNLAMRLQETDSPDRLLVFGRGILHLSILVETMRREGYEFQLGQPQVLYKEIDGERHEPIEFLTVQVPDQFSSRVIDHVTRRKGEILNIEQKSDRAVLEFKIPARGIIGLRNALLTATEGEAIIAHRFAGYEPHKGSIAAPRPGCIVSGEQGAVVAYAIDKLQDRGKFFVDPGDEIYVGQVIGESPKPGEELVVNVVRTKKLTNMRASGTDEKLNIAPAVKFSLEECMEYIADDEYLEVTPKSLRIRKILLDENERKRAAKRMQEA, translated from the coding sequence ATGAAAGAGCTCCGCAACATCGCCATCATCGCTCACGTCGACCACGGCAAGACAACGCTGGTGGACAAGATCCTGCACCAATGCCAGCTCTTCCGCGTGAATGAGGAGGTGAAGGACCTGCTGCTGGATAACAATGACTTGGAGCGCGAGCGCGGCATCACCATCCTGGCCAAGAACGTGAGCGTGCGGTACAAAGGCACCAAGATCAACATCATCGACACCCCCGGCCACAGCGATTTCGGCGGCGAGGTGGAGCGCGTGCTCAACATGGCCGATGGCGTGATCCTGCTGGTGGATGCCTTCGAGGGCCCCATGCCTCAGACGCGCTTCGTGCTGGGCAAGGCCATTGAGCTCGGCCTTAAGCCCGTCGTCGTGATCAACAAAGTGGATAAGCCGAACTGCACGCCGGAAGAGGTTCATGAAGCCGTCTTCGATCTCATGTTCGCCCTTGATGCGAGCGAGGACCAGCTCAACTTCCCCACGGTTTACGGCAGCAGCAAGCAAGGGTGGATGGGACCCGATTGGAAGACGCCGACGGAGGATGTGAGCCACCTGCTCGATGTGATCCTGGAGCACGTGCCTGCGCCCAAAGTGGTGGAAGGCACCTTGCAGATGCGCATCACCAGCCTCGACTACAGCAGCTTCCAAGGCCGCATCGCCGTGGGCCGCATCACGCGCGGCAGCATCAAGCCCGGCCAGCCGATCACGCTGATGAAGAACGATGGCACCGTGAAGAAGGGCCAGGTGAAGGAACTCATGGTCTTCGAAGGCCTCGGCAAGGAGAAGGTGAAGCAGGAGGTGGGCTGCGGCGAGATCGTGGCCGTGATGGGCCTCGAGAACTTCGACATCGGCGATACCGTGGCCGATGCCGAGAACCCCGAGGGACTGCCCAAGTTCAAGGTGGACGAGCCCACCATGAGCATGCTCTTCACCATCAACAACTCGCCTTTCTTCGGCAAGGAGGGCCAGTTCGTGACCAGCCGCCACGTGCGCGACCGGCTCTTCAAGGAGATCGAGAAGAACCTGGCCATGCGCCTGCAAGAGACCGACAGCCCGGACCGCCTGCTGGTCTTCGGCCGCGGCATCCTGCACCTGAGCATCCTGGTGGAGACCATGCGCCGAGAAGGCTACGAGTTCCAGCTCGGTCAGCCGCAGGTACTGTACAAGGAGATCGATGGCGAGCGCCATGAGCCGATCGAGTTCCTCACCGTGCAGGTGCCGGATCAATTCAGCAGCCGCGTGATCGATCACGTGACCCGGCGCAAGGGCGAGATCCTCAACATCGAGCAGAAGAGCGACCGCGCCGTGCTCGAGTTCAAGATCCCGGCACGAGGGATCATCGGCCTGCGCAACGCGCTGCTCACCGCCACCGAGGGCGAGGCCATCATCGCGCACCGCTTCGCCGGATACGAGCCGCACAAAGGCTCGATCGCCGCGCCGCGCCCAGGTTGCATCGTCAGCGGTGAGCAGGGCGCCGTGGTCGCCTACGCCATCGATAAGCTGCAGGACCGCGGCAAGTTCTTCGTGGATCCAGGCGATGAGATCTACGTGGGCCAGGTGATCGGCGAGAGCCCCAAGCCAGGCGAGGAACTGGTAGTGAACGTGGTGCGCACCAAGAAGCTCACGAACATGCGCGCCAGCGGCACCGACGAGAAGCTCAATATCGCCCCTGCGGTGAAGTTCAGCCTCGAGGAGTGCATGGAGTACATCGCCGATGATGAGTACCTGGAGGTGACGCCCAAGAGCCTGCGCATCCGCAAGATCCTATTGGACGAGAACGAGCGGAAGCGCGCGGCGAAGCGGATGCAGGAGGCCTGA
- a CDS encoding putative metal-binding motif-containing protein, which produces MKRFLHILCAALISAGAFAQAPQGFDFQGVARDAGGQVLSSQAIALRISLHAEAPGGPVAYQETHTLTTSAFGLFTIAVGAGTPTQGSFPAIAWGASSHFIQVEMDASGGSSFTDMGTTQLLSVPYALHARAVDCFSVSLLGDTLKQGNGCFVIIPGISAANGGCLDLDGDGVYDHIGCSDPLDCDDNDPTVFPGAPELCADGKDNDCDGAIDNNSDVNAHATWHQDADDDGYGDAAVSQIACAQPIGYVSNNEDCDDTDPARFPGQGCSTVCSAADQDWIDQNQETYMNFVAGAFQGCLLANGLSIPAARTCTEAVLEEAQLEGSIPVGQLCHSCALDRMECLFSSCFSQCVGGFGSTGCVECVQLNCDPAYINCLGLTDADGDGWTSGSDCDDANPDRYPGAPEFCDGIDNNCNGQVDEGAQTTWYPDMDGDGFGDINAGVEACDAPGPEFTTDGHDCDDTNPSVFPAQGCPGLECGFFYGVDQGTCESGICENGVCVPCEDNDQDGFTNCDGDCDDDNADVFPGANELCDGLDNDCNGTADEGFTWYEDSDGDGFGTTSTGTFDCIQPPGFVSVSGDCNDQDMNIYPLAGPGIGCPSCSAADQQWIQDNYLQLWNETGNAMTLCEGQTGPDAWQCVLGYLQVVTPLAPSCLQCAAERAICAMNNCGPQCLPWLLGSNEVVAGTPQCIECMIASGCHGAFATCAGMVDQDGDGVQGPQDCDDNSNTVYPGAPEPCDGLDNDCNGVVDDNGCPEICDGIDNTGNGLIDADDPNLVLVPCENQVGACGGAMKPASSCVNGIWLVCAPADYANASSSYNAAGELCDGVDNDCDGLIDEDPIDGQTWYRDLDLDGFGDLNSTAQSCNQPAGYVSNSSDCDDTDPDINPAAPEACNTIDDNCDGQSDEGIDLLTDPQNCGQCGIPCPPGFTCANGQCVE; this is translated from the coding sequence ATGAAACGCTTCCTCCACATCCTGTGCGCCGCGCTGATCAGTGCTGGCGCTTTCGCACAAGCACCACAAGGCTTCGACTTCCAAGGCGTGGCCCGGGATGCCGGGGGCCAAGTGCTCTCCTCACAGGCCATCGCCCTGCGGATCTCACTGCATGCGGAAGCGCCCGGAGGTCCGGTAGCCTATCAGGAAACCCACACGCTGACCACCAGCGCCTTCGGCCTATTCACCATCGCCGTGGGTGCCGGCACGCCAACGCAGGGAAGTTTCCCAGCCATCGCTTGGGGCGCCTCGTCGCATTTCATCCAGGTGGAGATGGACGCATCCGGTGGTTCGTCATTCACAGACATGGGCACCACGCAATTGCTCAGCGTGCCTTATGCGCTGCACGCGCGGGCCGTGGATTGCTTCTCAGTCTCACTGCTCGGCGATACGCTGAAGCAAGGGAACGGGTGCTTCGTGATCATCCCGGGCATCAGCGCGGCCAACGGTGGATGCCTCGACCTGGATGGCGATGGCGTGTACGACCATATCGGATGCAGCGATCCATTGGATTGCGACGACAACGACCCTACCGTGTTCCCCGGTGCTCCTGAGCTATGTGCCGACGGTAAGGACAACGATTGCGATGGCGCCATCGACAACAATTCTGATGTCAACGCACATGCCACATGGCACCAGGATGCCGATGATGACGGTTACGGCGATGCCGCTGTGAGCCAGATAGCCTGCGCACAGCCAATCGGCTACGTCAGCAACAACGAGGATTGCGACGACACTGATCCCGCACGGTTCCCCGGCCAAGGCTGCAGCACGGTCTGTTCCGCGGCGGATCAGGATTGGATCGACCAGAACCAGGAGACTTACATGAACTTCGTCGCAGGTGCCTTCCAAGGCTGCTTGCTCGCCAATGGACTCAGCATTCCAGCAGCACGGACATGCACGGAGGCGGTACTGGAGGAAGCACAGTTGGAAGGAAGCATCCCTGTGGGACAGCTCTGCCATTCCTGTGCGCTGGACCGCATGGAATGCCTGTTCAGCTCATGCTTTAGCCAGTGTGTCGGTGGATTCGGAAGCACGGGTTGCGTCGAGTGCGTGCAGCTCAATTGCGACCCCGCCTACATCAACTGCCTCGGCCTTACCGATGCGGATGGTGATGGCTGGACCTCCGGCTCGGATTGCGATGACGCCAACCCGGATCGCTACCCCGGCGCTCCCGAGTTCTGCGATGGCATCGATAACAACTGCAATGGCCAAGTGGATGAAGGCGCGCAGACCACCTGGTACCCGGACATGGATGGCGATGGCTTCGGAGACATTAACGCCGGTGTGGAAGCCTGCGACGCCCCCGGGCCGGAGTTCACCACGGATGGCCATGATTGCGACGACACCAACCCCAGCGTGTTCCCGGCCCAAGGGTGCCCAGGCCTCGAGTGCGGCTTCTTCTACGGTGTTGACCAAGGCACTTGCGAATCCGGCATATGCGAGAATGGAGTTTGCGTGCCGTGCGAGGACAATGACCAGGATGGGTTCACCAATTGCGACGGGGATTGCGACGACGACAATGCCGATGTGTTCCCTGGTGCGAACGAGCTCTGCGACGGCCTCGACAACGATTGCAACGGAACAGCGGATGAAGGCTTCACCTGGTACGAGGATTCAGATGGCGACGGCTTCGGGACTACTTCAACCGGCACCTTCGATTGCATCCAGCCGCCCGGGTTCGTCTCCGTCTCGGGTGATTGCAATGATCAGGATATGAACATCTACCCGCTTGCTGGTCCGGGCATCGGATGCCCCTCGTGCTCCGCAGCTGATCAGCAATGGATCCAGGACAACTATCTGCAGCTTTGGAATGAGACCGGTAATGCCATGACCTTGTGCGAGGGTCAAACTGGACCCGATGCGTGGCAGTGCGTCCTCGGCTACCTCCAGGTAGTAACGCCGCTCGCTCCGAGCTGCTTGCAATGCGCCGCCGAGCGCGCCATCTGTGCCATGAACAACTGCGGGCCACAATGCCTGCCCTGGCTGCTCGGTTCTAACGAAGTGGTGGCCGGGACCCCGCAATGCATCGAATGCATGATCGCGAGCGGATGCCATGGGGCCTTCGCCACCTGCGCCGGCATGGTGGACCAGGACGGCGATGGCGTACAGGGCCCGCAGGACTGCGATGACAACAGCAACACCGTGTACCCAGGAGCGCCGGAACCCTGCGACGGGCTGGACAATGATTGCAACGGCGTTGTGGATGACAACGGCTGCCCGGAGATCTGTGACGGCATCGACAACACGGGCAATGGCCTGATCGATGCGGACGACCCCAACCTTGTGCTTGTGCCATGCGAGAACCAGGTCGGCGCGTGCGGCGGGGCCATGAAGCCGGCATCCAGCTGCGTGAATGGCATCTGGCTCGTTTGCGCTCCAGCAGACTATGCGAACGCTTCATCGTCCTACAATGCCGCTGGTGAACTGTGCGATGGCGTGGATAACGATTGCGATGGCCTCATCGACGAGGACCCGATCGATGGCCAGACCTGGTACCGCGACCTGGACCTCGATGGTTTCGGCGACCTGAACAGCACCGCGCAGTCCTGCAACCAGCCAGCCGGTTACGTGAGCAACAGCTCCGATTGCGATGACACGGATCCGGACATCAACCCGGCGGCACCTGAGGCCTGCAACACCATCGACGACAATTGCGATGGCCAATCGGATGAAGGCATCGATCTGCTCACCGATCCGCAGAATTGCGGCCAATGCGGAATCCCTTGCCCACCAGGCTTTACCTGCGCGAATGGGCAGTGCGTGGAGTAG